A window from Aliamphritea hakodatensis encodes these proteins:
- a CDS encoding L-serine ammonia-lyase, with protein MSISVFDLFKIGVGPSSSHTVGPMLAAAEFAEYLQEHGQAADVAQVRVELFGSLSATGVGHGTDKSVVIGLLGERPALVNPEIIDPTVELIKSDGRLNLLGKYDIEFIWERDMLLLEENLPYHPNAMRLSAYSAGGEQLYSNTYYSIGGGFVIDESHASSDAHLVPQVELPYEFNNAVELLELCKANNFSISQLMMENEKVWRTEEETREGLKNIWRAMRDCVNNGLRKEGILPGGLNVRRRAASLHQSLKEARGSNIISSTLGAMDWVNLYALAVNEENAAGGRMVTAPTNGAAGIIPAVLMYYMEYTDQVEEDNVVEFMLAAAAIGALCKKNASISGAEVGCQGEVGSACAMAAAGLCEVLGGTPEQVENAAEIGLEHNLGLTCDPVGGLVQVPCIERNAIAAIKAINATQLALRGDGEHFISLDKVIKTMWDTGMDMQDKYKETSRGGLAVNAVEC; from the coding sequence ATGTCAATCAGCGTATTTGATCTTTTTAAAATTGGGGTGGGGCCATCGAGCTCGCATACAGTAGGGCCGATGCTGGCGGCGGCAGAGTTTGCCGAGTATCTGCAGGAGCATGGTCAGGCGGCAGACGTTGCCCAGGTAAGGGTCGAGCTGTTCGGTTCACTGAGTGCCACCGGGGTGGGTCACGGGACCGATAAGTCAGTAGTGATCGGCCTGCTGGGTGAGCGGCCGGCATTGGTCAATCCGGAGATTATTGATCCGACAGTTGAGTTAATCAAAAGCGACGGTCGCCTGAACCTGCTGGGTAAATACGATATCGAATTTATCTGGGAGCGGGACATGCTGCTGCTGGAAGAAAATCTGCCGTATCACCCGAATGCCATGCGCCTGAGTGCCTACAGCGCCGGCGGTGAACAACTGTACAGCAATACGTATTATTCAATCGGTGGCGGTTTTGTCATTGATGAAAGTCATGCCAGCAGCGATGCCCACCTTGTGCCACAGGTGGAGCTGCCGTATGAATTCAACAACGCCGTTGAACTGCTTGAGTTATGTAAAGCGAATAACTTCAGCATCAGCCAGCTGATGATGGAGAACGAAAAAGTCTGGCGCACTGAAGAAGAAACCCGCGAAGGCCTGAAAAATATCTGGCGGGCAATGCGCGACTGCGTCAATAACGGCTTACGCAAAGAAGGCATTCTGCCCGGCGGTCTGAATGTGCGTCGCCGCGCAGCGTCTCTGCATCAGTCGCTGAAAGAAGCCCGGGGCAGCAATATTATCAGCAGCACGCTGGGTGCGATGGACTGGGTTAACCTCTATGCACTGGCGGTGAACGAAGAAAACGCGGCCGGTGGCCGTATGGTAACCGCCCCGACAAATGGCGCGGCTGGCATTATTCCGGCTGTGCTGATGTACTATATGGAATACACCGATCAGGTTGAAGAAGACAACGTGGTTGAGTTCATGTTGGCGGCGGCTGCTATTGGTGCGCTGTGTAAGAAGAACGCCTCAATTTCCGGTGCGGAAGTGGGCTGTCAGGGTGAAGTGGGCTCTGCCTGTGCCATGGCTGCAGCGGGTCTGTGTGAAGTGCTTGGCGGTACGCCGGAGCAGGTTGAGAACGCTGCCGAGATCGGCCTTGAGCATAACCTGGGGCTGACCTGTGATCCTGTCGGTGGTCTGGTGCAGGTGCCCTGCATTGAACGTAATGCAATCGCGGCGATTAAAGCGATTAACGCAACCCAGCTGGCCCTGCGCGGTGACGGTGAACACTTCATCTCACTGGATAAGGTGATCAAGACCATGTGGGATACCGGCATGGATATGCAGGACAAGTATAAGGAAACCTCCCGGGGTGGCCTGGCGGTAAACGCGGTCGAGTGTTAA
- a CDS encoding S-(hydroxymethyl)glutathione dehydrogenase/class III alcohol dehydrogenase, translating into MKSKAAVAWGPGQPLSIEEVDVMPPQAGEVLVKIVATGVCHTDAFTLSGEDPEGIFPAILGHEGGGIVEQVGEGVTSVAVGDHVIPLYTPECGECKFCTSGKTNLCQKIRETQGKGLMPDGTTRFSKDGQPIYHYMGTSTFSEYTVLPEIALAKVNKEAPLDEVCLLGCGVTTGMGAVMNTAKVEEGATVAVFGLGGVGLSAIIGAAMAKAGRIIAIDINESKFDLATKLGATDCVNPKNYDKPIQEVIVELTEGGVDYSFECIGNIHTMRSALECCHKGWGESVIIGVAGAGQEISTRPFQLVTGRVWKGSAFGGVKGRSELPGYVDRYMAGEFSLDDFITHRMGLERINEAFDLMHEGKSIRTVIEYDK; encoded by the coding sequence ATTAAATCTAAAGCTGCTGTTGCCTGGGGACCGGGTCAACCTTTAAGCATTGAAGAAGTTGATGTAATGCCGCCACAGGCTGGCGAAGTCCTGGTAAAAATCGTGGCTACCGGTGTTTGCCACACAGATGCTTTCACCCTGTCCGGTGAAGACCCTGAAGGTATTTTCCCGGCGATTCTGGGTCACGAAGGTGGCGGTATCGTTGAACAGGTTGGTGAAGGTGTCACCAGCGTGGCGGTTGGCGATCACGTCATTCCTCTGTACACCCCTGAATGCGGTGAGTGTAAGTTCTGTACGTCCGGTAAGACTAACCTGTGCCAGAAGATCCGTGAAACCCAGGGTAAAGGCCTGATGCCGGACGGCACCACCCGTTTCTCTAAAGACGGCCAGCCTATTTACCACTACATGGGTACCTCTACTTTCTCTGAGTACACCGTACTGCCGGAAATCGCTCTGGCGAAGGTAAACAAAGAAGCACCGCTGGATGAAGTTTGCCTGCTGGGCTGCGGTGTGACCACAGGTATGGGCGCAGTGATGAACACTGCCAAGGTTGAAGAAGGCGCGACTGTAGCCGTATTCGGTCTGGGCGGCGTAGGTCTGTCTGCCATTATCGGTGCTGCTATGGCGAAAGCCGGCCGCATCATTGCGATCGATATCAACGAAAGCAAATTTGATCTGGCCACTAAGCTGGGTGCCACTGACTGTGTAAACCCGAAGAACTATGACAAACCAATTCAGGAAGTGATTGTTGAACTGACTGAAGGCGGTGTGGACTATTCTTTTGAGTGTATCGGTAATATCCATACCATGCGTTCTGCACTGGAATGCTGCCACAAGGGCTGGGGTGAATCGGTCATTATCGGTGTTGCCGGCGCAGGTCAGGAAATCAGCACCCGTCCGTTCCAGCTGGTTACCGGCCGGGTATGGAAAGGGTCTGCTTTCGGCGGCGTTAAGGGCCGTTCTGAGCTGCCGGGTTACGTTGACCGTTATATGGCCGGCGAATTCAGCCTGGATGATTTCATTACCCACCGCATGGGTCTGGAACGCATCAATGAAGCCTTTGATCTGATGCACGAAGGTAAGAGCATCCGTACGGTTATCGAATACGATAAGTAA
- the fghA gene encoding S-formylglutathione hydrolase, with translation MSIETLSSVRSFGGWHRQYSHQSETLGCAMRFAVYLPPQAEDGEKVPVLYWLSGLTCTDENFMQKAGAHRVAAELGVAIVAPDTSPRGEDVPDDPEGAYDFGLGAGFYVNATQAPWDKHYRMYDYVVNELPALVEAEFPVSDKKAISGHSMGGHGALMISLRNPGMFVSASAFSPITNPVNAPWGQKAFSNYLGDDVAAWRQYDTCELIKLADSIPPMLVDQGGDDGFLHEQLMPENLVGAVASSGLNFELRMQPGYDHSYYFIASFIEEHLRFHAGHLKG, from the coding sequence ATGAGTATTGAAACACTCAGCTCGGTACGGAGCTTCGGTGGCTGGCACCGTCAGTACAGCCACCAGTCTGAAACACTGGGCTGCGCGATGCGATTTGCTGTCTACCTGCCGCCGCAGGCAGAAGACGGTGAAAAGGTACCGGTACTGTACTGGCTGTCAGGCCTGACCTGTACCGACGAAAACTTCATGCAGAAAGCCGGTGCCCACCGGGTGGCGGCAGAGCTGGGCGTGGCCATAGTTGCCCCGGACACCAGCCCCCGCGGTGAAGATGTGCCGGATGATCCGGAAGGTGCCTATGACTTCGGTCTGGGTGCGGGTTTCTATGTGAATGCAACACAGGCCCCGTGGGATAAGCACTACCGCATGTATGACTATGTGGTGAATGAGCTGCCTGCGCTGGTTGAGGCTGAATTCCCGGTATCGGATAAGAAAGCCATCAGTGGTCACTCTATGGGTGGCCACGGTGCACTGATGATCAGCCTGCGTAACCCGGGCATGTTCGTTTCAGCGTCTGCCTTCAGCCCGATCACTAACCCGGTGAATGCGCCCTGGGGTCAGAAAGCCTTCAGTAACTACCTGGGTGACGACGTTGCCGCATGGCGTCAGTACGACACCTGCGAACTGATTAAGCTGGCGGATTCAATCCCGCCGATGCTGGTGGATCAGGGCGGCGATGACGGCTTCCTGCACGAACAGCTGATGCCGGAAAATCTGGTGGGAGCCGTGGCGTCCAGCGGTCTGAACTTTGAGCTGCGGATGCAGCCGGGGTATGACCACAGCTACTACTTCATTGCCAGCTTCATTGAAGAGCACCTGCGTTTCCATGCGGGTCATCTGAAAGGCTGA
- a CDS encoding ABC transporter substrate-binding protein codes for MKNNNKLNQVLSAILLASGLSVAGAAQAADVVIGEPNWPSAKVTAYVLKEVIEQELGMEADISPGNNAVIFKAMDSGKGDIDVHPEAWMPNQKSLIDKYTGKGSVTLSNKPYDVVQGYCVTKETADKHGIKSVFDLADEDNARLFDTDGDGRGEVWIGATGWGSTPVEKIRARDYGFAEFFELQELDETLALSKLDTAVKKQEPFVSYCYAPHHIFKLYDLVMLEEPKYDASKWTMVKPTDDPDWMSKSSVSTAWDNANVHVAWSTSLDDRAPEIARLLQNVKLESADISAWIYAMAVEKKDAGEYARAWVQNNPEKVQKWLGF; via the coding sequence ATGAAAAACAACAACAAACTGAACCAGGTACTCTCCGCCATTCTGCTGGCATCCGGTCTGTCTGTCGCCGGCGCTGCCCAGGCTGCAGATGTGGTTATCGGCGAACCGAACTGGCCGTCTGCCAAGGTTACCGCCTACGTGCTCAAAGAAGTCATTGAACAGGAACTGGGCATGGAAGCGGACATCTCGCCGGGCAACAACGCGGTTATCTTCAAAGCAATGGACAGTGGCAAAGGAGACATAGACGTTCACCCGGAAGCCTGGATGCCTAACCAGAAAAGCCTGATCGACAAATACACAGGTAAAGGCTCGGTGACCCTGAGCAACAAACCCTATGACGTGGTGCAGGGCTACTGTGTCACCAAAGAAACCGCCGACAAACACGGCATCAAGTCCGTCTTCGATCTGGCGGATGAAGATAACGCCCGCCTGTTCGACACCGACGGTGACGGCCGCGGCGAAGTCTGGATCGGTGCCACCGGCTGGGGCTCTACGCCGGTGGAAAAAATCCGCGCCCGGGATTACGGCTTTGCAGAATTCTTTGAACTGCAGGAGCTGGATGAAACCCTGGCATTGTCCAAGCTGGACACCGCCGTCAAGAAGCAGGAGCCTTTTGTCAGCTACTGCTATGCGCCGCATCACATCTTCAAACTTTACGATCTGGTGATGCTGGAAGAACCCAAATACGACGCCAGCAAGTGGACCATGGTTAAGCCCACCGATGACCCGGACTGGATGAGCAAATCCAGCGTCAGCACCGCCTGGGATAACGCCAATGTCCACGTTGCCTGGTCAACCTCACTGGATGACCGCGCGCCGGAAATTGCCCGCCTGCTGCAAAACGTAAAGCTGGAAAGTGCCGATATCAGCGCCTGGATCTATGCCATGGCGGTGGAGAAGAAAGACGCCGGCGAATACGCCCGGGCCTGGGTACAGAACAACCCGGAAAAAGTACAGAAATGGCTGGGCTTCTGA
- a CDS encoding ABC transporter permease, whose protein sequence is MNSTHTSALPPVRDDQPVRTDQSSGNDKETSLAREFAGQNSDYYAEQFEQLGNAANYRFTFNLSAALFGPVWLAARGLWAWFWPFLIAEAVMVVQICRGLFGNLGADQLARAERLAAKAEQRFQQARVAIEEGSINGEILMNSAQSFQAGALKAEQAAAAAAADGIGITIVGLVLLIAIKILQGSLANWLLEQRFMQWRADRSIRSGLSAMSVAMGALIMALVYPLAAYRFTATEPPQWLLLFPADRSWHSGLANWVDGLFGWLTLNGEGLFDGIRDAIRILLDATEVVLVDTPWPIVMLVIVVLAWRLAGPRVTLFTIGALAYLALFGFWEKSMATVALLGTASFICVLFGVPLGIWCAKNERVYATVRPILDFMQTMPAFVYLIPVIAFFGTGKPPGIIATIIFGMPPVVRLTALGMQGVPDTVREAATAFGASKWFLLFKVDIPLAMPSIMAGINQTILMCLSMVVIASLIGAKGLGEDVLSALQYAAQGQGVIAGLAILACAMVLDRIIQGNPNKRKAK, encoded by the coding sequence ATGAACAGTACCCACACCTCTGCGCTGCCCCCGGTCCGCGATGATCAGCCGGTCCGCACTGACCAGAGCAGCGGCAACGACAAAGAAACCAGTCTGGCCCGGGAGTTCGCCGGCCAGAACAGTGATTATTATGCCGAACAGTTTGAACAGCTTGGCAATGCCGCTAACTACCGTTTTACCTTCAACCTGTCTGCCGCCCTCTTCGGCCCGGTATGGCTGGCCGCCCGGGGATTATGGGCATGGTTCTGGCCATTTCTGATTGCCGAAGCGGTAATGGTTGTGCAGATCTGCCGGGGCCTGTTTGGCAACCTCGGAGCGGATCAGCTGGCCCGGGCAGAACGCCTGGCCGCCAAAGCAGAACAGCGCTTTCAGCAGGCCCGTGTCGCCATTGAGGAAGGCAGTATCAACGGCGAAATCCTGATGAACAGCGCCCAGTCATTTCAGGCCGGGGCGCTGAAAGCCGAACAGGCCGCAGCCGCGGCGGCAGCCGATGGTATCGGCATTACCATCGTTGGGCTGGTACTGCTGATTGCCATTAAAATCCTGCAGGGCAGCCTCGCAAATTGGCTGCTGGAACAGCGTTTTATGCAATGGCGGGCCGACCGCAGTATTCGCAGCGGCCTGAGCGCAATGAGTGTCGCCATGGGCGCGCTGATCATGGCGCTGGTGTATCCGCTGGCCGCCTACCGTTTCACCGCCACCGAACCGCCACAGTGGCTGTTGCTCTTCCCCGCCGACCGCAGCTGGCACAGCGGGCTGGCCAATTGGGTGGACGGTCTGTTCGGCTGGCTCACGCTGAATGGCGAAGGCCTGTTTGACGGCATCCGCGACGCTATCCGGATTCTGCTGGACGCCACCGAAGTGGTACTGGTGGATACCCCGTGGCCGATTGTCATGCTGGTCATCGTAGTACTGGCATGGCGGCTGGCCGGCCCGCGGGTCACCCTGTTCACCATTGGCGCGCTGGCCTATCTGGCCCTGTTCGGTTTTTGGGAAAAAAGCATGGCCACCGTTGCCCTGCTGGGGACCGCCAGTTTCATCTGTGTATTATTCGGTGTGCCGCTAGGCATCTGGTGTGCCAAGAACGAGCGGGTCTATGCCACCGTACGGCCAATTCTCGACTTCATGCAGACCATGCCTGCCTTCGTCTATCTGATCCCGGTTATCGCCTTCTTCGGTACCGGTAAACCGCCGGGGATCATTGCCACCATCATCTTCGGTATGCCACCGGTGGTCCGCCTGACCGCACTGGGCATGCAGGGTGTGCCGGATACCGTCCGGGAAGCGGCCACCGCGTTCGGTGCCAGCAAATGGTTCCTGCTGTTCAAAGTGGATATTCCGCTGGCCATGCCATCCATCATGGCGGGCATTAACCAAACCATTCTGATGTGTCTGTCGATGGTGGTCATCGCCTCGCTGATCGGTGCCAAGGGCCTTGGGGAAGATGTCCTCAGCGCACTGCAGTACGCCGCTCAGGGGCAAGGGGTGATCGCCGGTCTGGCCATTCTGGCCTGCGCCATGGTGCTCGACCGCATCATTCAGGGCAACCCGAATAAACGTAAAGCCAAATAA